Proteins co-encoded in one Streptomyces sp. JH34 genomic window:
- the paaN gene encoding phenylacetic acid degradation protein PaaN — translation MAAELSPEKLSEIHRPTLDQALDAIRTRAYWSPHPEHPKAYGTEGLPGSLGAAEGKAAFDAVLNTRLDLGQPGTDGWTGGEVSPYGPELGVEYPHADPDVLLPAMSAAMGSWRAAGPETRALVCLEILARISARTHELAHAVMHTSGQAFVMAFQAGGPHAQDRGLEAVAYAFEEQTRTPRSADWSKPQGKRDPLQLHKSYTAAGRGISLLIGCNTFPTWNGYPGLFASLATGNPVLVKPHPRAVLPLALTVQLAREVLSQAGFDPNLVALAAERPGEGIAKTLAVRPEVKIIDYTGSSAFGDWLETNARQAQVYTEKAGVNTIVLDSTDNYRGMLSNLAFSLSLYSGQMCTTPQNLLIPRDGITTDVGAKTYEDVVADIAEAVNGLLGDDARANGLLGALVNPDVKARLEGASALGDVALASRPVTNPEFPDAVVRTPVLVKLDGTEPDDGAAYLSECFGPVSFAVAVGSTGEALDLLRRTIREKGAMTVGAYTTSPEVEQAVEEVCFDESAQLSLNLTGGVYVNQTAAFSDFHGSGGNPAANAALCDGAFVSNRFRVVEVRRQA, via the coding sequence ATGGCCGCCGAGCTTTCCCCCGAGAAGCTGTCCGAGATCCACCGCCCGACGCTCGACCAGGCTCTCGACGCCATCCGCACGCGCGCCTACTGGTCCCCGCACCCGGAGCACCCGAAGGCCTACGGCACGGAGGGCCTCCCCGGCAGCCTCGGCGCGGCCGAGGGCAAGGCCGCGTTCGACGCCGTGCTCAACACCCGGCTGGATCTCGGCCAGCCCGGCACCGACGGCTGGACCGGCGGCGAGGTCTCGCCGTACGGGCCGGAGCTCGGCGTCGAGTATCCGCATGCCGACCCCGACGTCCTGCTCCCCGCCATGAGTGCCGCCATGGGTTCCTGGCGTGCGGCAGGGCCGGAGACGAGGGCCCTGGTCTGCCTCGAGATCCTCGCCCGGATCAGCGCGCGTACGCACGAGCTGGCGCACGCCGTGATGCACACCAGCGGTCAGGCGTTCGTGATGGCCTTCCAGGCCGGCGGCCCGCACGCCCAGGACCGCGGACTGGAGGCCGTGGCGTACGCCTTCGAGGAACAGACCCGGACCCCGCGCAGCGCCGACTGGTCGAAGCCCCAGGGAAAGCGCGACCCGCTGCAGCTGCACAAGTCGTACACAGCGGCCGGGCGCGGCATCTCTCTGCTGATCGGCTGCAACACCTTCCCCACGTGGAACGGCTACCCCGGACTCTTCGCCTCACTGGCCACCGGCAATCCCGTTCTGGTCAAGCCTCACCCACGGGCGGTCCTGCCGCTGGCACTCACCGTCCAGCTGGCGCGCGAGGTGCTGAGCCAGGCGGGCTTCGACCCGAATCTCGTCGCCCTGGCGGCGGAGCGGCCCGGCGAGGGCATCGCCAAGACCCTCGCGGTGCGGCCCGAAGTGAAGATCATCGACTACACCGGCTCCTCCGCCTTCGGCGACTGGCTGGAGACCAACGCCCGGCAGGCCCAGGTCTACACGGAGAAGGCGGGCGTCAACACGATCGTCCTCGACTCCACCGACAACTACCGGGGCATGCTCTCCAATCTGGCCTTCTCGCTCTCCCTCTACAGCGGCCAGATGTGCACGACTCCGCAGAACCTGCTCATCCCGCGTGACGGCATCACCACCGACGTGGGCGCCAAGACCTACGAGGACGTGGTGGCGGACATCGCCGAGGCGGTGAACGGGCTCCTCGGCGACGACGCCCGGGCCAACGGCCTGCTCGGCGCTCTGGTGAACCCGGATGTGAAGGCCCGGCTGGAAGGCGCCTCCGCCCTGGGGGACGTCGCGCTCGCCTCGCGACCGGTCACCAACCCCGAATTCCCCGACGCCGTCGTCCGTACGCCGGTTCTCGTGAAGCTCGACGGCACCGAGCCCGACGACGGGGCTGCCTACCTCTCGGAGTGCTTCGGCCCGGTCTCGTTCGCGGTCGCCGTCGGCTCGACCGGCGAGGCACTGGACCTGCTGCGCCGCACGATCCGCGAGAAGGGCGCGATGACCGTCGGCGCCTACACGACGTCCCCCGAGGTGGAACAGGCGGTGGAGGAGGTCTGCTTCGACGAATCGGCTCAGCTCTCGCTGAACCTCACCGGCGGCGTGTACGTCAACCAGACAGCGGCCTTCTCCGACTTCCACGGTTCAGGGGGCAACCCGGCTGCCAACGCCGCACTCTGCGACGGGGCCTTCGTGTCCAACCGATTCCGGGTGGTGGAGGTCCGCCGCCAGGCCTGA
- a CDS encoding 2Fe-2S iron-sulfur cluster-binding protein → MFHPLRVSAIERITDDAVTVTLSVPPELRETFRHTPGQHLNVRYRVDGTEIRRSYSICAPATEQPHDPVVRVGIRMVDGGTFSTYALKELAVGDPVEAMPPTGRFVLDPRPGHYAAIVGGSGITPVLSMAATLLAREPLARFCLIRSDRTAASTMFLDEVADLKDRYPDRFQLVTGLSREEQAAGLPSGRLDRERLTGLLPALLSVPDVDGWFLCGPLGLVREAESALRALGADRSRIHQEIFHVADEGSGPSAASRVSTSSESRLTATLDGRSGSWPVEDGESLLDTMLRSRSDAPYACKGGVCGTCRAFLVSGEVQMDRNFALEPEETGAGFVLACQSHPVTPEVELDFDR, encoded by the coding sequence ATGTTCCATCCGCTCCGGGTCAGCGCGATCGAACGGATCACCGACGACGCGGTGACCGTCACCTTGTCGGTACCGCCCGAACTGCGCGAGACCTTCCGACACACCCCGGGCCAGCACCTGAATGTGCGCTACCGCGTCGACGGCACAGAAATCCGGCGCTCGTACTCGATCTGCGCACCCGCCACCGAACAGCCGCACGACCCCGTGGTCCGCGTGGGCATCCGCATGGTCGACGGCGGGACGTTTTCGACGTACGCCCTCAAGGAGCTGGCTGTAGGCGATCCGGTGGAGGCGATGCCGCCGACGGGCCGTTTCGTCCTCGATCCACGCCCAGGCCATTACGCCGCGATCGTCGGCGGCAGTGGCATCACACCCGTGCTGTCGATGGCGGCGACGCTGCTGGCACGCGAACCCCTGGCACGCTTCTGTCTGATCCGCAGCGACCGGACGGCCGCCTCGACGATGTTCCTCGACGAGGTGGCTGACCTCAAGGACCGCTATCCGGACCGCTTCCAGTTGGTGACCGGGCTCTCCCGGGAGGAACAGGCAGCAGGCCTTCCCTCGGGCCGGCTGGACCGCGAGCGGCTCACCGGGCTGCTGCCCGCGTTGCTGTCGGTGCCCGATGTGGACGGCTGGTTCCTGTGCGGGCCGCTCGGCCTGGTCCGGGAGGCTGAGAGCGCGCTGCGCGCGCTCGGCGCCGACCGGTCGCGCATCCACCAGGAGATCTTCCACGTCGCGGACGAGGGATCCGGTCCGTCTGCGGCCTCCAGGGTGTCCACATCGTCGGAGAGCAGGCTGACGGCGACGCTCGACGGCCGTTCGGGAAGCTGGCCGGTGGAGGACGGTGAATCGCTGCTGGACACGATGCTGCGAAGCCGGTCGGACGCCCCGTACGCCTGTAAGGGGGGTGTGTGTGGGACCTGCAGGGCCTTCCTGGTCTCCGGCGAAGTACAGATGGACCGCAACTTCGCCCTGGAGCCCGAGGAAACCGGTGCCGGGTTCGTGCTGGCCTGCCAGTCACACCCCGTCACGCCGGAGGTCGAGCTCGACTTCGACCGGTGA
- the paaA gene encoding 1,2-phenylacetyl-CoA epoxidase subunit PaaA yields the protein MAAVTADQKTQGTADTAEAEHLAAFDAAVAAEDRIEPRDWMPEAYRASLVRQMAQHAHSEIIGMQPEANWISRAPSLRRKAILMAKVQDEAGHGLYLYSAAETLGTSREELLDKLHAGRQRYSSIFNYPTLTWADVGAIGWLVDGAAITNQVPLCRCSYGPYARAMVRICKEESFHQRQGYELLLALSQGTPAQHEMAQDAVNRWWWPSLMMFGPPDDSSAHSAQSMAWKIKRHSNDELRRRFVDICVPQAQALGLTLPDPDIRWNEDLGRHDYGAVDWTEFQEVLKGNGPCNEQRLNQRRTAHEEGAWVRDAAAAYADKHAARTGTAGAAAQPVEATA from the coding sequence ATGGCGGCAGTGACTGCGGACCAGAAGACGCAGGGGACGGCAGACACGGCGGAGGCGGAGCATCTGGCCGCATTCGACGCCGCGGTCGCAGCCGAGGACCGGATCGAGCCGCGGGACTGGATGCCTGAGGCGTACCGGGCCTCCCTGGTCCGCCAGATGGCGCAGCACGCCCACTCCGAGATCATCGGCATGCAACCCGAAGCCAACTGGATCTCGCGGGCACCCTCGCTCCGCCGCAAGGCCATTCTGATGGCGAAGGTGCAGGACGAGGCGGGGCACGGCCTCTATCTGTACAGCGCGGCCGAGACGCTGGGGACCAGTCGCGAGGAGCTCCTCGACAAGCTGCACGCCGGCCGGCAGCGCTACTCCTCGATCTTCAACTACCCCACGCTGACCTGGGCGGACGTCGGTGCCATCGGATGGCTGGTGGACGGCGCCGCGATCACCAACCAGGTCCCGCTCTGCCGCTGCTCCTACGGCCCGTACGCACGCGCGATGGTCCGGATCTGCAAGGAGGAGTCCTTCCACCAGCGCCAGGGATACGAACTGCTGCTCGCCCTCAGCCAGGGGACCCCCGCCCAGCACGAGATGGCGCAGGACGCGGTGAACCGCTGGTGGTGGCCCTCGCTGATGATGTTCGGTCCTCCCGACGACTCCTCGGCACACTCGGCACAGTCGATGGCCTGGAAGATCAAACGGCACTCCAACGACGAGCTCCGCCGGCGCTTCGTCGACATCTGCGTCCCGCAGGCGCAGGCGCTGGGACTCACCCTCCCCGACCCCGACATCCGCTGGAACGAGGACCTCGGCCGCCACGACTACGGAGCGGTCGACTGGACGGAGTTCCAGGAGGTCCTCAAGGGCAACGGCCCCTGCAACGAACAACGGCTCAACCAGCGGCGCACGGCCCACGAAGAGGGCGCCTGGGTCCGCGACGCGGCGGCGGCCTACGCAGACAAGCACGCGGCACGGACCGGTACAGCCGGAGCGGCCGCCCAGCCCGTGGAGGCGACCGCATGA
- the pdhA gene encoding pyruvate dehydrogenase (acetyl-transferring) E1 component subunit alpha — MTVQELPGAAVYRPTPPPAWKPLTDPAPLLPDPEPFRVLGTDAAAGADPELLLRLYAELVRGRRYNAQATALTKQGRLAVYPSSTGQEACEIAAALVLEDRDWLFPSYRDTLAAVARGLDPVEALTLLRGDRHTGYDPREHRIAPLCTPLATQLPHAVGLAHAARLKGDDVVALAMVGDGGTSEGDFHEALNFAAVWRAPVVFLVQNNGFAISVPLAKQTAAPSLAHKAVGYGMPGRLVDGNDAAAMHQVLSEAVARARRGEGPTLVEAVTYRMDAHTNADDATRYRGDSEVETWRAHDPIKLLERELTGRGLLDEDGMSTVREGAERMAEGLREQMNADPVLDPMDLFAHVYEQQTGQLREQADRLRVELDAEHGPNDENDENGVGDGR, encoded by the coding sequence ATGACGGTCCAGGAGCTGCCCGGCGCAGCCGTCTACCGGCCCACGCCGCCCCCGGCCTGGAAGCCGCTCACCGATCCCGCGCCGCTGCTTCCGGACCCCGAGCCGTTCCGCGTGCTCGGTACCGATGCCGCAGCGGGTGCCGACCCCGAGCTGCTGCTGAGGCTCTACGCCGAGCTGGTCCGCGGCCGGCGGTACAACGCCCAGGCCACGGCGCTCACCAAGCAGGGCAGGCTCGCGGTGTACCCGTCGAGCACCGGCCAGGAGGCCTGTGAGATCGCGGCGGCTCTCGTCCTGGAGGACAGGGACTGGCTCTTCCCCAGCTACCGCGACACCCTGGCCGCGGTGGCGCGAGGCCTGGATCCGGTCGAGGCGCTGACGCTGCTGCGGGGCGACCGGCACACCGGGTACGACCCGCGTGAGCACCGCATCGCCCCCCTGTGCACCCCACTGGCCACCCAGTTGCCGCATGCCGTGGGGCTGGCGCATGCGGCGCGCCTCAAGGGCGACGATGTGGTGGCGCTCGCGATGGTCGGTGACGGCGGGACGAGTGAGGGCGATTTCCACGAGGCACTGAATTTCGCGGCCGTCTGGCGTGCGCCGGTCGTGTTCCTCGTGCAGAACAACGGTTTCGCGATCTCCGTGCCGCTGGCGAAGCAGACCGCGGCGCCGTCCCTCGCCCACAAGGCCGTGGGATACGGCATGCCGGGACGTCTGGTCGACGGCAACGACGCGGCCGCGATGCACCAGGTGCTGAGCGAAGCGGTGGCACGGGCCAGGCGTGGGGAGGGACCGACTCTGGTCGAGGCGGTCACGTACCGCATGGACGCCCACACGAACGCCGACGACGCCACCCGTTACCGCGGTGACAGCGAGGTGGAGACGTGGCGCGCGCATGATCCCATCAAGCTCCTCGAGCGGGAGCTGACCGGGCGCGGACTGCTGGACGAGGACGGCATGAGCACGGTGCGGGAGGGGGCCGAGCGGATGGCGGAGGGCCTGCGGGAGCAGATGAACGCCGATCCGGTGCTCGACCCGATGGACCTGTTCGCCCATGTCTACGAGCAACAGACCGGGCAGCTACGGGAGCAGGCGGACCGGTTGCGGGTCGAGCTGGACGCCGAGCACGGTCCGAACGACGAGAACGACGAGAACGGCGTGGGGGATGGCCGATGA
- a CDS encoding DUF5819 family protein, which produces MVIDGDRGGMDGDHGGRTGDENKLAMPGVTNRPEPDEAAESTPSGIPEDRAAPPPDSGAAAPPATAAAPGAVGSRPGAGMAALSLRYQVVAALALSLIGLVACTHIAMIFLHVAPSNTLTKQHGEVVDDWVYPEFEQNWKLFAPNPLQQNISVHVRAELTGTGADGSSVTHWINLSHDDGEAIRGNLLPSHVDQNGLRRAWDFYTGSHDSENRAAGLRGELSERYIRRIVMLRLAEHGYGGTVERVQVRSAVRSVGAPTWSDEKISTKTEYRELPWWNITPSDLPQADATDGSPKAGTSPKTGRAGK; this is translated from the coding sequence GTGGTGATCGACGGCGATCGGGGCGGGATGGACGGGGACCACGGTGGGCGCACCGGAGACGAGAACAAGCTCGCCATGCCCGGCGTGACGAACCGCCCGGAGCCGGACGAGGCCGCGGAGTCCACACCTTCGGGAATACCGGAGGACAGGGCGGCCCCACCCCCCGACTCGGGTGCCGCGGCACCGCCGGCCACGGCTGCCGCCCCCGGGGCCGTCGGCAGCCGCCCGGGTGCAGGTATGGCCGCGCTCTCCCTGAGATACCAGGTCGTCGCGGCGCTCGCGCTGTCCCTCATAGGCCTGGTGGCCTGCACACACATAGCCATGATCTTTCTGCACGTCGCACCGTCCAACACGCTGACGAAGCAGCACGGCGAGGTGGTCGACGACTGGGTCTATCCCGAGTTCGAGCAGAACTGGAAGCTGTTCGCTCCCAATCCGCTCCAGCAGAACATCTCCGTGCACGTACGGGCCGAGCTGACCGGCACCGGTGCCGACGGCAGCAGCGTCACCCACTGGATCAATCTCTCGCATGACGACGGCGAGGCGATACGGGGAAACCTCCTCCCGAGCCATGTCGACCAGAACGGACTGCGCCGAGCCTGGGACTTCTACACCGGGTCGCACGACAGCGAGAACCGGGCCGCCGGTCTGCGCGGCGAACTGTCCGAGCGCTACATCCGCCGCATCGTGATGCTCCGCCTCGCCGAGCACGGCTACGGCGGCACGGTCGAACGCGTCCAGGTGCGGTCCGCCGTACGCTCCGTCGGAGCCCCGACGTGGAGCGACGAGAAGATCAGTACCAAGACGGAGTACAGGGAACTGCCGTGGTGGAACATCACTCCGTCCGACCTCCCGCAGGCCGACGCGACGGACGGATCCCCGAAGGCCGGGACCTCCCCGAAGACCGGGAGGGCAGGGAAATGA
- a CDS encoding HTTM domain-containing protein — MSSPASVRDRAGTAGRSLGRAVQRATASPLGTYQSAVVRIGVSVTCLLFLLREWPHRRELYGPDGPWSWGMARRLIGNNDAFTALMWSDSTFWFETVYVLTLVSAALLAVGWRTRATSVLFMAGVLSLQNRSIFMGDGGDNVIHLMALYLVFTRCARVWSLDARRAAGDAARPTGSGNPARDITGIVLWVVLGCVLVPATLLGGLGGTWWLQSVLWLLWLGNGAWWALDRYAPGHELRTLFDVLANLAHNAALFVIMAEVCLIYATAGWYKIQGSRWQDGTAIFYPLKLDYFTPWPGLSGLVASSALAIMVLTYATVIVQVAFPFTLFNRRVKNVLLVLMIGEHAGIAVLLGLPFFSMAMIAADAVFLPTVFLLWLGHRVSLARQRLFSRTAVRFRLPGQRREGPGDEEATRSGDGSGHTLIG; from the coding sequence ATGAGCTCTCCCGCCTCGGTCCGTGACCGTGCAGGGACCGCCGGCCGGTCGCTCGGCCGCGCCGTCCAGCGCGCCACGGCTTCACCCCTCGGCACCTATCAGAGTGCCGTCGTCCGGATCGGCGTCTCCGTCACCTGTCTGCTGTTCCTGCTGCGCGAGTGGCCCCACCGCCGTGAGCTGTACGGTCCCGACGGGCCGTGGAGCTGGGGCATGGCCCGTCGGCTCATCGGCAACAACGACGCCTTCACCGCCTTGATGTGGTCGGACAGCACGTTCTGGTTCGAGACCGTCTACGTGCTCACGCTGGTGTCGGCCGCGCTGCTGGCGGTCGGCTGGCGGACCCGGGCGACGTCCGTCCTGTTCATGGCCGGGGTGCTCTCCCTGCAGAACCGCAGCATCTTCATGGGCGACGGCGGCGACAACGTCATCCACCTGATGGCGCTCTATCTGGTGTTCACCCGCTGCGCCCGGGTCTGGTCCCTGGACGCGCGCCGAGCAGCCGGGGACGCAGCTCGCCCCACCGGGAGCGGGAACCCGGCTCGTGACATCACGGGCATCGTCCTGTGGGTGGTCCTCGGCTGTGTCCTCGTGCCCGCCACGCTCCTGGGAGGGCTCGGCGGCACCTGGTGGCTGCAGTCCGTGCTGTGGCTACTGTGGCTGGGGAACGGTGCCTGGTGGGCCCTCGACCGGTATGCGCCGGGCCATGAACTGCGCACCCTGTTCGACGTCCTGGCCAACCTGGCCCACAACGCCGCGCTTTTCGTGATCATGGCCGAGGTGTGTCTGATCTACGCGACCGCCGGCTGGTACAAGATCCAGGGCTCCCGCTGGCAGGACGGCACCGCGATCTTCTACCCGCTCAAGCTGGACTACTTCACCCCGTGGCCCGGGCTGTCCGGGCTGGTCGCATCCAGCGCTCTGGCGATCATGGTGCTGACCTACGCCACGGTCATCGTGCAGGTCGCGTTCCCCTTCACACTGTTCAACCGGCGGGTCAAGAACGTCCTGCTGGTCCTCATGATCGGCGAGCACGCCGGTATCGCGGTCCTGCTGGGGCTGCCCTTCTTCTCCATGGCGATGATCGCCGCGGACGCGGTCTTCCTGCCGACGGTGTTCCTGCTCTGGCTGGGACACAGGGTGTCGCTCGCCCGGCAGCGCCTGTTCTCCAGGACGGCGGTCAGGTTCCGGCTACCGGGGCAGCGCAGGGAGGGGCCTGGCGACGAGGAGGCCACGCGCAGCGGCGACGGCAGTGGCCATACGCTCATCGGGTGA
- a CDS encoding Lrp/AsnC family transcriptional regulator, which translates to MAAEQMADGVVDPGPIPPARPLDSTDRAILGILRSDGRASIRSVAERVHVSRANAYARINRLVEDGVIRGFSARVNHERAGQAASAYITLKIVQNSWRTVREQLQALPGATHIALVSGDFDVLLLVHTPDNQALRELVLTRIQAIPEVLSTRTLLVFEETDLGPRPDRPAELNG; encoded by the coding sequence ATGGCAGCTGAACAAATGGCCGACGGGGTCGTGGATCCGGGCCCCATTCCGCCCGCACGGCCGCTGGACTCCACCGATCGCGCCATCCTGGGCATCCTCCGGTCGGACGGCCGCGCCTCGATACGGTCGGTCGCCGAACGTGTCCACGTCTCGCGGGCCAATGCCTACGCCCGCATCAACAGGCTCGTCGAGGACGGGGTGATACGCGGCTTCAGCGCCCGCGTGAATCACGAACGGGCGGGGCAGGCCGCCTCCGCCTACATCACGCTCAAGATCGTCCAGAACTCCTGGCGCACCGTGCGCGAACAGCTCCAGGCGCTGCCCGGAGCCACCCACATCGCGCTGGTCAGCGGTGACTTCGACGTCCTGCTCCTCGTGCACACCCCTGACAACCAGGCGCTCCGTGAGCTGGTCCTGACGAGGATCCAGGCCATACCGGAAGTCCTGTCGACCCGCACCCTGCTGGTGTTCGAGGAGACCGACCTGGGCCCCCGGCCGGACCGCCCGGCGGAACTCAACGGGTGA
- a CDS encoding TrmH family RNA methyltransferase has translation MTSETGSTEEPQVAVAPDPSAEPIQYDDGYGAVIGVGPHPLPWPEGERYDPELLANGDRRNVGDAYRYWTREAIVADLDTRRHDFHVAVENWGHDFNIGSVVRTANAFLAKEIHIVGRRRWNRRGAMVTDRYQHVRHHPDTADLTAWAAAEGLPIIGIDNLPGAVPLERTELPRRCVLLFGQEGPGLTEEAREHASMVCSIAQFGSTRSINAGAAAAIAMHAWVQRYADISDPQAG, from the coding sequence GTGACCAGCGAGACCGGTAGTACAGAAGAGCCCCAGGTGGCAGTGGCGCCCGATCCGTCCGCGGAGCCGATCCAGTACGACGACGGGTACGGCGCCGTGATCGGCGTCGGGCCGCACCCGCTGCCCTGGCCCGAGGGGGAGCGTTACGACCCCGAACTCCTCGCGAACGGGGACCGGCGCAACGTGGGCGACGCCTACCGCTACTGGACGCGGGAAGCGATCGTCGCCGATCTCGACACCCGGCGGCACGACTTCCACGTGGCGGTGGAGAACTGGGGTCATGACTTCAACATCGGCTCCGTCGTGCGCACTGCCAACGCCTTCCTCGCGAAGGAGATCCACATCGTGGGCCGGAGGCGCTGGAACCGGCGTGGGGCCATGGTCACCGACCGCTACCAGCATGTGCGCCACCACCCGGACACGGCGGATCTGACCGCATGGGCGGCGGCCGAGGGGCTCCCGATCATCGGTATCGACAATCTTCCCGGGGCCGTGCCGCTGGAGCGCACGGAGCTGCCGCGCCGCTGCGTGCTGCTGTTCGGACAGGAGGGGCCCGGTCTGACGGAGGAGGCGCGCGAACACGCCTCGATGGTTTGCTCGATCGCGCAGTTCGGCTCGACGCGGTCGATCAACGCGGGCGCGGCGGCCGCGATCGCGATGCACGCCTGGGTGCAACGGTACGCAGACATTTCGGACCCACAGGCCGGGTGA
- the paaB gene encoding 1,2-phenylacetyl-CoA epoxidase subunit PaaB, giving the protein MSSSTDWPLWEVFVRSRRGLSHTHAGSLHAPDAEMALRNARDLYTRRSEGVSLWVVPSTAITASSPDEKDSFFEPAGDKPYRHPTFYEIPEGVKHL; this is encoded by the coding sequence ATGAGCAGCTCGACCGACTGGCCGCTGTGGGAGGTGTTCGTGCGCTCCCGGCGCGGGCTGTCCCACACCCACGCGGGCAGCCTGCACGCACCGGACGCCGAGATGGCGCTGCGTAACGCCCGAGACCTGTACACACGCCGATCGGAGGGAGTCTCCCTCTGGGTGGTCCCCTCGACGGCGATCACCGCCTCCTCGCCGGACGAGAAGGACTCGTTCTTCGAACCCGCTGGGGACAAGCCCTACCGTCACCCCACGTTCTACGAGATCCCCGAAGGGGTGAAGCACCTGTGA
- the paaC gene encoding 1,2-phenylacetyl-CoA epoxidase subunit PaaC translates to MTAALALGDDALVLSHRLGEWAGHAPVLEEEVALANIALDLLGQARMLLSFVGDEDQLAYLREERAFRNVQLVEQPNGDFAHTIARQLYFSVYQHLLYEQLAAGEGEFADLAAKAVKEVAYHRDHAEQWVLRLGDGTAESHERMQLALDALWRFTGELFEPVEGVDVDRGALRDAWLSAVTSVVKQATLALPSGPQSGAWAAGAGRQGLHTEPFGRMLAEMQHLHRSHPGASW, encoded by the coding sequence GTGACCGCGGCTCTCGCCCTCGGCGACGACGCGTTGGTGCTCTCGCACCGGCTGGGGGAGTGGGCCGGGCACGCCCCCGTCCTCGAGGAGGAAGTGGCCCTGGCCAACATCGCGCTGGACCTGTTGGGGCAGGCCAGGATGCTGCTCTCGTTCGTCGGTGACGAGGACCAGCTGGCCTACCTCCGCGAGGAGCGGGCTTTCCGCAACGTCCAGCTGGTGGAGCAGCCGAACGGCGACTTCGCCCACACCATCGCCCGTCAGCTCTACTTCTCCGTCTACCAGCACCTGCTGTACGAGCAGCTGGCAGCCGGCGAGGGTGAGTTCGCGGATCTCGCGGCCAAGGCCGTCAAGGAGGTCGCCTACCACCGGGACCACGCGGAGCAGTGGGTTCTGCGACTGGGTGACGGCACCGCGGAAAGCCATGAGCGCATGCAGCTCGCGCTCGACGCCCTGTGGCGGTTCACCGGGGAGCTGTTCGAGCCGGTCGAAGGAGTCGACGTGGACCGGGGCGCCCTGCGCGACGCATGGCTGTCCGCCGTCACGTCCGTGGTGAAGCAGGCCACCCTGGCCCTCCCGTCGGGGCCGCAGTCCGGGGCCTGGGCGGCCGGAGCGGGCCGGCAGGGCCTGCACACCGAGCCGTTCGGGCGAATGCTCGCCGAGATGCAGCATCTGCATCGCAGCCATCCGGGGGCGTCATGGTGA
- a CDS encoding TetR/AcrR family transcriptional regulator: protein MTTAKRDTYTPETLLTVAVRVFNERGYDGTSMEHLSKAAGISKSSIYHHVAGKEELLRRAVSRALDGLFGILDETGAVQGRAIARVEYVTRRTVEVLTAELPYVTLLLRVRGNTRTERWALERRREFDQRVSELLKAAVAEGDLRADVDIRLATRLLFGMVNSLVEWYRPHPDGSPEAEQLADTVVRLAFEGMRAA, encoded by the coding sequence ATGACCACGGCCAAGCGGGACACGTACACCCCGGAGACACTCCTGACCGTTGCCGTCCGCGTGTTCAACGAGCGCGGCTACGACGGCACGTCCATGGAGCACCTCTCCAAGGCGGCGGGCATCTCCAAATCGTCCATCTACCACCACGTGGCGGGCAAGGAAGAGCTCCTGAGGCGGGCGGTGAGCCGGGCGCTCGACGGGCTCTTCGGCATCCTCGACGAGACGGGTGCGGTACAAGGGCGGGCGATCGCCCGGGTCGAGTACGTCACGCGCCGCACGGTCGAGGTGCTCACGGCGGAGCTGCCGTACGTCACCCTGCTGCTGCGCGTGCGCGGTAACACCAGGACGGAGCGCTGGGCCCTGGAGCGCCGGCGTGAGTTCGACCAGCGGGTGTCCGAGCTGCTCAAGGCCGCGGTGGCGGAGGGGGACCTCCGCGCCGACGTGGACATACGCCTGGCGACGCGGCTGCTCTTCGGCATGGTGAATTCACTGGTCGAGTGGTACCGCCCGCATCCGGACGGCTCCCCGGAGGCGGAGCAGCTCGCCGACACCGTCGTCCGGCTCGCTTTCGAGGGTATGCGGGCCGCCTGA